In Aquila chrysaetos chrysaetos chromosome 2, bAquChr1.4, whole genome shotgun sequence, the following are encoded in one genomic region:
- the LOC115350200 gene encoding inositol 1,4,5-trisphosphate receptor-interacting protein-like 1, translating to MAPVAVFALSMLCIFQMPAEVGDELGVAMRWCMQQLIQEMAQLLEEMEQSPQDPSRVARGALFFTASQQWQFWAFAGGLVLLFWLCWQLWKRSCEPGSSSEHGSSRSLEEEEDEKEGEDPLHMDRFLNEYLTWPLPNRERICTVVEELVNDLLCVCRTLSGNDFMPRLQPAVGLGGFQEGQSAYEEDLVYRLIVPLKPPPGHSFHLELGTEGEMLVRNSCLRVELECMCTKEHWLGDMLCFLHQPEDELMSSQEASLLEILCTGSYLDVEKTAFWLQELMTAACVAVPQAATSNLTVLPSTRFCKLKLTNVCETPLFIELILAVQQGSSDTFVSMDIEKAEPGATSSTRWLESCAVAEVRFLRDMDRHIPHNGFHIKCLQLCIWILVGTGFSTLMTGRQLDFTPFTTTLWARPACQVFFVPVFNPVKNMPIQAMNSQFL from the exons ATGGCCCCGGTGGCAGTGTTCGCCTTGAGCATGCTGTGCATCTTCCAGATGCCAGCCGAGGTCGGAGATGAGCTGGGTGTGGCTATGCGCTGGTGCATGCAGCAGCTGATCCAGGAAATGGCTCAGCTGCTTGAAGAGATGGAGCAGAGCCCTCAGGATCCGAGCAGAGTGGCCAGGGGAGCCCTGTTCTTCACTGCCTCGCAGCAGTGGCAGTTCTGGGCCTTTGCTGGAGGCCTGGTCCTGCTCTTTTGgctctgctggcagctctgGAAAAGGAGCTGTGAGCCAGGAAGCAGCAGCGAGCATGGCAGCTCCAGAAGccttgaggaggaagaggatgagaaagaaggggaagacCCATTACATATGGACAGGTTTCTGAACGAATACCTGACGTGGCCGCTGCCAAACAGGGAAAGAATATGCACGGTGGTGGAAGAGCTGGTGAACGACCTTCTCTGTGTCTGCCGAACCCTCTCTGGCAATGACTTCATGCCGCGGCTGCAGCCAGCTGTTGGGCTGGGCGGCTTCCAAGAAGGCCAGAGTGCCTATGAAGAAGACCTTGTCTATCGCCTGATTGTGCCCCTGAAGCCACCCCCCGGGCACTCCTTCCACCTCGAGCTGGGCACCGAAGGGGAGATGCTGGTGAGGAACTCCTGCCTGCGCGTGGAACTGGAGTGCATGTGCACAAAGGAGCACTGGCTGGGGGACATGCTCTGCTTCCTCCACCAGCCTGAGGACGAGCTGATGAGCAGTCAGGAAGCCAGCCTCCTAGAAATCCTCTGCACCGGCTCGTACCTTGATGTGGAGAAAACTGCCTTCTGGCTCCAGGAGCTGATGACGGCAGCCTGCGTTGCTGTGCCTCAGGCAGCCACAAGCAACCTAACGGTGCTGCCCTCCACACGCTTCTGCAAGCTCAAGCTGACCAACGTCTGCGAGACACCCCTCTTCATTGAGCTGATCTTGGCGGTGCAGCAAGGCAGCTCGGACACATTTGTGAGCATGGA CATCGAGAAGGCAGAGCCTGGTGCTACCAGCAGCACGAGGTGGCTGGAGAGCTGCGCTGTGGCAGAGGTGCGGTTCTTGAGGGACATGGACAGGCACATCCCTCACAATGGCTTCCACATCAaatgcctgcagctctgcatcTGGATCCTGGTGGGCACAGGCTTTTCCACCCTTATGACgggccgccaactggatttcactccattcaccacaactctctgggcCCGGCCAGCGtgccaggttttttttgtgccaGTTTTTAACCCAGTAAAGAATAtgcccatccaagccatgaacAGCCAGTTTCTCTAG